One Helianthus annuus cultivar XRQ/B chromosome 7, HanXRQr2.0-SUNRISE, whole genome shotgun sequence genomic region harbors:
- the LOC110867700 gene encoding FT-interacting protein 7: MNLKLGVDVAGAHNLLPKDGHGSSSAYVELYFDGQKYRTTVKEKDLDPVWDESFYFNISDPSILPSLTLDAFVYNNVKGTNSRSFLGKVSITGTSFVPYSDAVVLHYPLEKRGIFSRVRGELGLKVYITDDPTIKSSDPVVNTAVKKSEQRHTFHHLPHQTQAPANTAVPAAPPPMMRYGYEQIKPNPPPPPPKLVRMYSESSSQPVDYALKETSPYLGGGRVVGGRVIHTDKASSTYDLVEKMHFLFVRVVKARDLPSMDITGSLDPYVEVRIGNYKGVTKHIEKNQNPMWNIVFAFSRERMQASVLEVVVKDKDLVKDDFVGFVRFDLNEVPLRVPPDSPLAPQWYRLEDKKGERIKSELMLAVWIGTQADEAFPDAWHSDAATPVDSSGAASVLIRSKVYQAPRLWYVRVNVVEAQDLVPMDKTRFPETYVKAHIGNQVMKTKTVQARSLNPLWNEDLLFVAAEPFEDHLILTVEDRVGPGKDEILGRVIIPLSMIEKRADDRIIHSRWFNLEKPVAVDVDQLKKDKFSMRIHLRLCLDGGYHVLDESTHYSSDLRPTAKQLWKPTIGVLELGILNAVGLHPMKTRDGRGTSDTYCVAKYGHKWVRTRTIVDNLCPKYNEQYTWEVFDTATVLTVGVFDNSQLGDKGSNNKDLRVGKVRIRISTLEAGRVYTHSYPLLVLNPNGVKKMGEVHLAICTNFVNMLYTYSRPLLPKMHYVRPFSVMQLDMLRHQAVQIVAARLGRAEPPLRKEVVEYMSDVDSHLWSMRRSKANFFRLMMIFAPVFAVSKWFNDICMWRNPITTVLVHVLFIMLVCFPELILPTVFLYMFLIGIWNFRYRPRYPPHMNTKISQAEGVHPDELDEEFDTFPTSRNPDLVRMRYDRLRSVAGRIQTVVGDIATQGERMQSLLSWRDPRATAIFVTFCLVAAIVLYVTPFQAIAGLIGLYMMRHPRFRHRLPSVPINFFRRLPARTDSML; encoded by the coding sequence ATGAACCTTAAGCTCGGGGTAGATGTAGCAGGGGCCCACAACCTTCTTCCGAAAGATGGTCATGGTTCATCGAGTGCATATGTCGAGCTCTACTTTGATGGTCAAAAGTACCGCACAACGGTCAAAGAGAAAGATCTGGACCCCGTTTGGGACGAGAGTTTCTACTTCAACATTTCCGACCCATCCATCCTCCCAAGTCTCACACTTGACGCCTTTGTGTACAACAACGTCAAAGGTACAAATTCGAGGTCGTTTTTGGGTAAAGTTTCCATAACGGGAACTTCATTTGTCCCGTATTCAGATGCTGTTGTCTTGCACTATCCTTTAGAGAAACGTGGAATCTTTTCGCGTGTAAGAGGAGAGCTCGGGCTTAAAGTTTATATAACCGATGACCCAACAATAAAGTCTTCCGACCCGGTTGTTAACACGGCCGTTAAAAAAAGTGAACAGAGGCATACTTTCCACCATCTCCCACACCAGACGCAGGCTCCAGCCAACACTGCGGTTCCGGCAGCCCCACCGCCAATGATGCGATACGGGTACGAGCAGATAAAACCCAACCCGCCACCTCCGCCTCCAAAGCTTGTTAGAATGTACTCGGAGTCTTCGTCGCAGCCCGTAGATTACGCGCTTAAGGAGACGAGCCCGTATCTAGGAGGCGGGAGGGTTGTTGGTGGGCGGGTTATCCATACCGATAAAGCTTCTTCGACTTATGATCTTGTTGAAAAGATGCATTTCTTGTTTGTTCGGGTTGTGAAGGCCCGTGATCTTCCTTCAATGGATATAACCGGAAGTCTTGACCCGTATGTTGAGGTTAGGATCGGGAACTATAAAGGTGTTACGAAGCATATCGAGAAAAACCAAAACCCGATGTGGAATATTGTTTTCGCGTTCTCGAGGGAGAGGATGCAAGCGTCTGTACTTGAAGTAGTGGTCAAAGATAAAGATCTGGTCAAAGATGATTTTGTTGGGTTCGTTAGGTTTGACCTCAACGAGGTTCCGTTGCGGGTCCCACCCGATAGCCCGCTAGCACCGCAATGGTACCGGCTCGAGGACAAGAAGGGTGAGCGGATAAAGAGTGAACTCATGTTGGCGGTCTGGATCGGGACCCAAGCCGATGAAGCGTTTCCTGACGCGTGGCACTCAGATGCAGCCACACCGGTTGACAGTTCGGGTGCGGCATCGGTTCTGATACGGTCAAAAGTCTATCAAGCACCGAGACTATGGTATGTTCGAGTCAATGTGGTTGAGGCTCAGGACTTGGTTCCAATGGATAAGACTCGGTTCCCTGAGACGTATGTGAAAGCTCACATCGGGAACCAGGTTATGAAGACGAAAACAGTCCAGGCCCGTTCGCTTAACCCGTTATGGAACGAGGACCTGCTGTTTGTTGCTGCTGAGCCTTTTGAGGACCATCTGATTCTCACGGTTGAGGACCGTGTGGGTCCCGGGAAGGATGAGATTCTTGGGAGAGTGATTATACCTTTAAGCATGATTGAAAAACGGGCTGATGATCGGATCATCCATTCTCGATGGTTTAATTTGGAAAAGCCCGTTGCTGTCGATGTCGACCAGCTGAAAAAAGACAAGTTTTCTATGAGAATTCATCTCAGGCTCTGTCTTGACGGTGGTTACCATGTTCTTGACGAGTCAACTCACTATAGTAGCGATCTTCGACCAACTGCCAAACAGCTTTGGAAGCCGACAATCGGGGTTTTGGAGCTCGGGATTCTAAACGCTGTCGGGCTGCACCCGATGAAAACCCGAGATGGAAGAGGGACGTCTGATACTTATTGTGTCGCAAAATACGGCCATAAATGGGTCAGGACCCGAACTATAGTCGACAACCTGTGTCCAAAGTATAACGAGCAGTATACGTGGGAGGTTTTCGACACTGCCACGGTTCTCACCGTCGGTGTTTTCGATAACAGTCAGCTCGGCGACAAGGGTTCCAACAATAAAGATTTAAGGGTCGGGAAAGTCAGGATCCGTATTTCGACCCTTGAAGCGGGTCGGGTTTATACTCATTCATACCCGTTGCTCGTGTTAAACCCGAACGGAGTCAAGAAAATGGGCGAGGTCCATTTAGCGATCTGTACCAACTTTGTCAACATGTTGTACACTTATTCACGCCCGTTGCTACCGAAAATGCACTATGTTCGCCCGTTTAGTGTCATGCAACTCGACATGTTACGCCACCAGGCGGTCCAGATAGTGGCGGCTCGGCTTGGTCGTGCTGAGCCGCCACTACGGAAAGAGGTGGTGGAGTACATGTCGGATGTGGACTCGCACCTCTGGAGTATGCGCCGGAGCAAAGCTAACTTTTTCCGGCTAATGATGATTTTCGCACCGGTGTTCGCGGTGTCAAAGTGGTTCAACGACATCTGTATGTGGCGGAACCCGATCACCACCGTCCTCGTTCACGTCCTCTTCATCATGCTCGTTTGCTTCCCGGAGCTGATACTTCCAACCGTGTTCCTATACATGTTCTTGATCGGCATTTGGAACTTCCGGTACCGCCCACGTTACCCACCGCACATGAACACAAAGATTTCACAAGCCGAAGGGGTGCACCCTGACGAGCTCGACGAAGAATTCGACACATTCCCGACTAGCCGAAACCCGGACTTGGTCCGAATGAGGTATGACCGTTTGCGAAGCGTGGCTGGGAGAATACAGACAGTGGTTGGGGACATTGCGACGCAAGGGGAACGGATGCAGTCGTTGCTGAGCTGGAGGGACCCGCGAGCGACTGCTATATTCGTGACGTTTTGTTTAGTTGCTGCGATTGTGTTGTATGTTACACCGTTTCAGGCGATTGCGGGTCTGATCGGGCTGTACATGATGAGGCATCCGAGGTTTCGCCATCGTTTGCCGTCTGTGCCGATTAACTTCTTTAGAAGGTTGCCGGCTAGGACGGATAGCATGCTGTGA